A genomic window from Vagococcus sp. CY52-2 includes:
- a CDS encoding zinc metallopeptidase yields MFYPFFDSTYILVIIGMLLSMVASSYVNSTYRKFDKVMNRKGYTATDVARLILQDSGIHNVGVQQISGDLTDNYNSSTKILSLSQTVADSRSVAAIGVAAHECGHAVQDQKHYAPLKLRIAMVPVVNFGAKLSIPLILIGAIFFSATPALVTIGLWCFALTFLFQVVTLPVEFNASRRALAILSENHILEDDELVMAKKVLTAAALTYVAAAVASLLQVLRLFLLFGNNNRN; encoded by the coding sequence ATGTTTTATCCATTTTTTGATAGCACCTATATATTGGTGATTATTGGTATGTTATTATCAATGGTAGCATCTAGTTATGTGAATAGCACTTACCGAAAATTTGACAAAGTGATGAATAGAAAAGGGTACACAGCAACAGATGTTGCTCGTTTGATTTTACAAGACTCTGGTATCCATAATGTTGGTGTACAACAGATATCAGGAGACTTGACGGATAATTACAATTCAAGTACGAAAATACTTAGTTTATCACAAACTGTAGCAGATTCAAGGTCAGTTGCAGCGATTGGTGTCGCCGCCCATGAATGTGGACACGCTGTTCAAGATCAAAAACATTATGCTCCATTAAAATTAAGGATTGCGATGGTTCCAGTCGTTAACTTTGGCGCTAAACTATCTATTCCATTAATTTTAATTGGTGCCATATTTTTTAGTGCCACACCAGCATTAGTGACGATAGGGTTATGGTGTTTTGCTTTAACTTTTCTTTTTCAAGTTGTGACCTTACCGGTAGAGTTCAATGCTTCACGGCGAGCATTAGCTATATTGAGTGAAAATCATATTTTAGAAGATGATGAATTAGTTATGGCAAAAAAAGTACTAACGGCCGCTGCATTAACTTATGTCGCAGCAGCTGTAGCATCACTCTTACAAGTATTACGTCTATTTTTATTATTTGGAAATAATAATAGAAACTAG
- a CDS encoding acyl-CoA dehydrogenase family protein translates to MSYLEELKEFYPLDLYAFSRGLTEGEFTVLKNLRKVLEEKVKPVINEHWEKAEFPFEAFGEIAKVGVMNSPLLFEGREGKRKPSELYNAFLYLELAKLDASIATFYTVHGGLCYNTILMGGSEEQIAHYAPKVASFEWQGCFGLTEPDHGSDIAGGLATTAEKKGDKWVINGEKRWIGGANTADILPIFARDTADNKIKCFIVPGGSKGLRVDVIQNKVALREVQNGHIYLDNVEVDDSTRLENVNGFKDVARILRATRADIAHLAMGMTYGSLEAALKYVKERDQFGKKVSSFQLVQEKLARMEANVVATLAYSAQLANLQEQGEFLEENSALAKMHNALRMRETVALGREVCGGNGITLETDVARFFADGEAIYSYEGTHEINALIVGRYLTGQGAFV, encoded by the coding sequence ATGTCATATTTAGAAGAATTGAAAGAGTTTTATCCGTTAGATTTGTATGCCTTTTCAAGAGGGTTGACTGAAGGTGAATTCACTGTTCTTAAAAATTTACGAAAAGTTCTAGAAGAAAAAGTAAAACCAGTTATTAATGAGCACTGGGAAAAAGCTGAATTCCCATTTGAAGCATTTGGTGAAATTGCTAAAGTTGGTGTAATGAACAGTCCATTATTATTTGAAGGACGTGAAGGAAAACGTAAACCAAGTGAATTATATAATGCCTTTTTATATTTAGAACTTGCTAAATTAGACGCTTCAATCGCAACATTCTATACAGTTCATGGTGGATTATGCTACAACACAATCTTAATGGGTGGTAGTGAAGAACAAATCGCTCATTACGCACCAAAAGTGGCGTCATTTGAATGGCAAGGATGTTTTGGTTTAACTGAACCAGATCATGGGTCAGATATTGCTGGTGGACTTGCAACAACTGCTGAGAAAAAAGGCGACAAATGGGTTATCAACGGAGAAAAACGTTGGATTGGTGGAGCAAACACTGCTGATATCTTACCAATTTTTGCTCGTGATACAGCTGATAACAAAATTAAGTGTTTCATCGTACCTGGTGGTTCAAAAGGACTTAGAGTTGATGTTATCCAAAATAAAGTTGCTTTAAGAGAAGTACAAAATGGTCATATCTATTTAGATAACGTTGAAGTTGACGACAGCACTCGCTTAGAAAATGTTAATGGATTTAAAGATGTTGCTCGTATTTTACGCGCAACACGTGCGGACATCGCTCATTTAGCAATGGGTATGACTTATGGTTCATTAGAAGCTGCACTTAAATATGTTAAAGAGCGTGACCAATTTGGTAAAAAAGTTTCTTCATTCCAATTAGTTCAAGAAAAATTAGCTCGTATGGAAGCAAACGTTGTCGCAACATTAGCTTACTCTGCACAATTAGCTAACTTACAAGAACAAGGTGAATTCTTAGAAGAAAACTCTGCATTGGCTAAAATGCATAATGCTTTAAGAATGAGAGAAACAGTTGCTTTAGGTCGTGAAGTATGTGGTGGTAACGGGATTACATTAGAAACTGACGTAGCTCGATTCTTCGCTGATGGTGAAGCAATTTACTCTTATGAAGGAACTCACGAAATTAACGCACTAATTGTTGGGCGTTACTTAACTGGACAAGGAGCTTTCGTTTAA
- a CDS encoding helix-turn-helix domain-containing protein: MNRQLLQTLFPNGYFNSAYHKESTKLIIPIDNEFFYISKQDISPREETLLTELLIKQPLTKKIGGHLWYDYLFNQAEIPTSPDYYRIIQIKIRKDSVNKKSWLTHLSKLFDSIVDSFFIDETSAILIEKRTSVSYSFQDIKAMLLTLESEFLIQTTAFIGQFYQISPEFITYFKEEKIIFNKFVYNYHPNDVFSFEDVALEYLTKKAIKESPLMTKLYTSTIFDKDTILMIKTLWNEKGNITSSAKKLYTHRNTLQYKLDKFSEQTGISLKNMTELTLCYLWILSL; encoded by the coding sequence TTGAATAGACAACTACTTCAAACTCTTTTTCCTAATGGTTATTTCAACTCAGCGTATCACAAAGAATCAACTAAGTTGATAATTCCTATTGATAATGAATTCTTTTACATTTCAAAACAAGACATCTCACCTAGGGAAGAAACCCTACTAACTGAACTATTAATCAAACAACCCTTAACAAAAAAAATTGGCGGTCATCTTTGGTATGATTATTTATTTAATCAAGCTGAAATCCCTACTTCACCTGACTATTATCGTATCATTCAGATTAAAATAAGAAAAGATTCAGTTAATAAAAAATCTTGGCTTACTCATTTGTCAAAGCTATTTGATTCTATCGTTGATTCGTTTTTTATTGATGAAACGTCCGCTATTTTAATTGAAAAACGAACCTCTGTTTCCTATTCTTTTCAAGATATTAAAGCTATGCTTCTAACTTTGGAAAGTGAATTTTTGATACAAACAACAGCTTTTATTGGTCAATTTTATCAGATCTCTCCAGAATTCATTACCTATTTTAAAGAAGAAAAAATAATTTTTAATAAATTTGTTTATAATTATCATCCAAATGATGTTTTCAGTTTTGAAGATGTCGCATTAGAATATCTAACCAAAAAAGCCATTAAGGAAAGCCCCTTAATGACTAAATTATACACATCGACTATTTTTGATAAAGATACTATTCTAATGATTAAAACATTATGGAATGAAAAAGGTAATATTACCTCCAGTGCCAAGAAGCTCTATACTCATCGAAATACTTTACAATATAAACTTGATAAGTTTTCGGAACAAACAGGTATTTCTCTCAAAAATATGACTGAACTAACGCTATGTTACTTATGGATACTGTCGCTCTAG
- a CDS encoding cupin domain-containing protein — translation MSFDFTDRGQKPVVENVEEWTLANDNYRTTVWTGKKMQMTLMSILPGDDIGLEVHHGIDQFLRIEEGKGLCKMGDTEDNLTFVKEVSDDDAIFVPADMWHNVENIGDKPLKLYTLYAGPDHLPGTVHPTHQDAIDDPNED, via the coding sequence ATGAGTTTTGATTTTACAGACAGAGGACAAAAACCAGTAGTAGAAAACGTTGAAGAATGGACCTTGGCAAATGACAATTACCGTACAACTGTATGGACAGGCAAAAAAATGCAAATGACTTTAATGTCCATTCTACCTGGGGATGATATTGGTTTAGAAGTCCACCATGGTATTGACCAATTTTTACGTATTGAAGAAGGAAAAGGGTTATGCAAAATGGGAGATACTGAAGATAATTTAACATTTGTTAAAGAAGTTTCTGATGATGATGCCATTTTTGTTCCAGCAGATATGTGGCATAATGTTGAAAACATTGGTGATAAACCATTAAAACTTTATACTTTATACGCTGGTCCAGATCATTTACCTGGAACCGTTCATCCAACTCATCAAGATGCTATTGATGACCCTAATGAAGACTAA
- the tadA gene encoding tRNA adenosine(34) deaminase TadA: MLEKLNKLSEQEKKYYMNEALLEAKKANMMGEVPIGAVVILDGKIIGRGHNVREFSQDATTHAEMIAIREANRQVESWRLEKAHLFVTLEPCPMCSGAILLSRIENVYFGAMDPKGGTVGSLMNLLQDSRFNHECYVEQGILEEECSTILTHFFKEIRKRKKEAKKTSNLLKNVVQ; encoded by the coding sequence ATGTTAGAGAAGTTAAATAAATTATCAGAACAAGAAAAAAAATATTATATGAATGAAGCCTTATTAGAGGCTAAAAAAGCTAATATGATGGGGGAAGTTCCTATTGGAGCGGTAGTTATTTTGGATGGGAAAATCATAGGGCGTGGACATAATGTACGTGAATTTTCACAAGATGCTACAACACATGCCGAAATGATTGCTATAAGAGAAGCAAACAGACAAGTGGAGAGCTGGCGATTAGAAAAAGCTCACTTGTTTGTCACTCTTGAACCTTGCCCAATGTGTAGCGGAGCAATTCTTTTATCGAGGATAGAAAACGTTTATTTTGGAGCGATGGATCCAAAAGGTGGCACAGTAGGTTCTTTGATGAATTTATTGCAAGATAGTCGCTTTAATCATGAGTGTTACGTCGAACAAGGAATTTTAGAAGAGGAATGTAGTACAATATTAACCCATTTTTTTAAAGAAATAAGAAAAAGAAAGAAAGAAGCAAAAAAGACTAGTAATCTATTAAAAAATGTTGTACAATAA